The genomic segment AAGTCGATCGAATTGGAATCAGCCGGGACTCCGGTCACCGCCGGTCGGCCTGCAAATATCACCATTGCTTTCAGATACCTGCCGATTTCCAGGAGCAGTTCCCCATGAATTCTTATACAGCAATCCGCGGCTGTTTCTTCGACTTCATCGACGATCCTTGGAAGCAACTGGGAAATGACCAAGCAGCCGCTCGGTTTGAACGGGACGGTCTGCTGGTCATTGAAGAGGGTATTATCCGCGATTTTGGCCCCTATGCTGATTTGGCCGAGAAGTATTCCGGTGTGCCGCTGACTCATATCCGCGACCGAATGATTCTCCCCGGGTTCATCGACGGGCATATTCACTTCCCCCAGACGCGCGTCCTGGGAGCCCACGGAGCGCAGTTGCTCGACTGGCTACAAACTTCGATTTTTCCCGAAGAGGAAAAATACGCAAACCGCGATTACGCCGAGGAAGCAGCAGAGCATTTCTTTCACGCATTACTGGCCGGCGGAACGACCACCTGCCAAGCTTTCACCACGAGCAGTCCCGTCTCGACTGAGGTTTTTTTCGAAGCGGCTGCGCGGCGACAGATGCGTGTGATTGCCGGGCTGACAGGTATTGATAAATTTGCTCCACCGGACACGTTGATCTCCGCCGATGACTTTTATCGCGAGAGCAAACGTTTGATCGAGCAATACCACCGCTGCGGTCGAAATCTATACGCCATTACGCCGCGATTTGCCGTGGGCTGCACCGATGCGATGTTGTCCTACGCCGGACAGTTGAAGCGGGAGCACGAAGACTGCTGGATCAATACGCACATCAGTGAGAATCCAACCGAAGTCCGTGCCGCCCGGACTGAGTTCCCTGAATGCTCGGACTACACTGCGGTGCACGAGAAACATGGATTGCTGGGGGCCAAGTTTACGGCCGGACATGGCATCTGGTTATCGAATGACGAATTCCGCCGATTCTCCCAAGCAGGAGCCGCCTTGGCCTTCTGCCCGATGTCGAATCTGTTTTTGGGGAGCGGGCTGTTTCGACTTGGCCGGGCCTTGGATCCGGAACACCCGGTGCGGTTGGCGCTCGGCAGTGACATGGGAGCAGGCAATGCATTCAGTCTGATTCGGGTGCTCGACGAAGCCTACAAGGTCGGGCTCTGCAATAACACGATGCTTGATGGTTCAGTGAATCCTCTCCAGCAAGATCTTGCCGAGGCTGAACGCAACAAGCTGAATCCATTCCGAGCCTTTTATCTGGCCACGTTAGGGGGAGCACGGGCGCTTTACCTTGATGATCTACTAGGGAATTTTCAGCTGGGCAAAGAAGCTGATTTCGTCGCCTTAGACTGGACGGCCGGTCAGCAAGCCATCAGCTGGCGCCAGTCGCTCACCACGAAATCTGGTAGTCCCGCGACGATTGATGAGGCTGCTGAACTTCTGTTTGGTATCATGGCACTGGGCGACGACCGTTCCGTGGCAGAGACCTGGATCGCCGGCCAATGCGCCTATCGCAAGGAAACAACAAGCACATCGCGAGACGCAACACCTCCACTCCCGTTGGTGGCGCCGCAGGAGACTTTCGTGAATCCGCAACACTCGCCCGCGAGTGCAAAACTGTAGAAAGAACCCAGCCATGAGTACCGTCTGTACTTCCGACATCGACGTACGGCCTGCAGAAGCCTCGATGGTGATTGTGCATCAAGTTCCGCCGCAGTTGGCCGATCGGTTTGTGGAACTGCAAGAGGAAATCACAGTTGCCGCCAAACAGGCGCCTGGTTACGTGAAAACCCAGGTTTATCCGCCTGCCGCTACGGATTCCAACCAGTGGGTCGCCGTGATGACCTTTGCGGATCAGGACAGCCTAAATCGCTGGTATGAATCCTCGGAAAGAATTGACCGGGCAGCGAAGATCAGTGAAGAGATCGGGGAGTTCTCGGTCAAAAAAATGCCAACCGGTTTCGGAGCGTGGTTCGCGCGACTTGACGACGATGCCGCCAGCGACCAACTGCCAGGGTGGAAGATGGTCATGGTCGTGCTGTTGGCTTTATATCCAACCGTGATGCTCACAACGGCTTTTGTTAATCCGTGGCTTTCCGGCTTGGGGTTGGCGGTTACGATATTGCTGGGCAACATTTTGAGCGTCAGTCTGTTGCAATGGGTCCTCATGCCCCAACTGACGAATTTCATGCAACGCTGGCTGAGAACCCCGTTTGCTCAAGCTCCACTGCTCAACATCGGTGGCGTCCTCGGCATCACCGCGCTACTTCTCGGCTTCACAATGCTGTTTCGCCTAATCACGGGCTAATTGCAGGCAGAAGCCATCG from the Symmachiella macrocystis genome contains:
- the guaD gene encoding guanine deaminase — protein: MNSYTAIRGCFFDFIDDPWKQLGNDQAAARFERDGLLVIEEGIIRDFGPYADLAEKYSGVPLTHIRDRMILPGFIDGHIHFPQTRVLGAHGAQLLDWLQTSIFPEEEKYANRDYAEEAAEHFFHALLAGGTTTCQAFTTSSPVSTEVFFEAAARRQMRVIAGLTGIDKFAPPDTLISADDFYRESKRLIEQYHRCGRNLYAITPRFAVGCTDAMLSYAGQLKREHEDCWINTHISENPTEVRAARTEFPECSDYTAVHEKHGLLGAKFTAGHGIWLSNDEFRRFSQAGAALAFCPMSNLFLGSGLFRLGRALDPEHPVRLALGSDMGAGNAFSLIRVLDEAYKVGLCNNTMLDGSVNPLQQDLAEAERNKLNPFRAFYLATLGGARALYLDDLLGNFQLGKEADFVALDWTAGQQAISWRQSLTTKSGSPATIDEAAELLFGIMALGDDRSVAETWIAGQCAYRKETTSTSRDATPPLPLVAPQETFVNPQHSPASAKL